The window CTTCAGAGGTAGATTGATCCCAAAAGTCTAGATTATTAACCTTGCAAATGTCTGTTCGGGTAATACAAATAAGAATTATggcatacagtatataaatggttagaaaaaagaaaaaggcgCATTTCTCCAGACGATAGGCAATGGCAACAATACTGTCTTTGCCACTTTCCTCTTTATCCAATTTTTCCAGAAACTTCACAATCTTCTGGAGTGAAGCCTGTTCTGATATCAGACCACCAGACTTTGTCTCAATCACATCAGGATCTGTAAATGTAGAGCATAACGTTAGTGTGATTGCAATGCGGGTTCACATGAACTTGTATTAAAATAACtatattatttacatttgtaCATTTGGCACATTATTCATAGAAAGcccattaaaataaataactcTTTCACTTACTGTCTTTTTCTTGGCCACCCCCTGGCTCTGTATCTTTGCCGCTGCCATGTGTTTTAGTGGCTTTTGATGTTTTCTTGCGTATGCATGGAATGATGCTGCTGTCTTCAGCCAGACGTGTTAACACGAGAGAAATCAGCACGCTCAGCACCAAACAGACCAGACAGAAACTAAAGTGATagtctttaaaacaaaaacaagagaAACTTGTTACTGTACTTATTACCTCACATCAGTAGTTAAATAGGTACCCATCACAGTTAGcttgacgttgtcatactcaaaattctagtcagaatttgactCAAACTCCTTGACCTGAAATGTTGTGGGCGTGGCTAAGTTCACCTAGCACCCAGGCTactggccctgtcccaaatggcacactccggacttgtggacctCCTCAAAGTCTACACTTTGATGATATTatgtagtccagactttagggacccttgatgcgagtccacgtgggtgcaccggagtcgtattttggaaCAGACTCGAGCTTCACACCGGAAATAgaaagagaagttgcccgtcagtgtgaactcctcccttccattgtctgattggtctgattgctctttcgcaaggacttctgggttggtaaagtgcgcgaagcctacTGCAGTgtgggcttcgctgaagaccgcatcaagggggcaaaggaggcgctgatgagcgcGCTGATGAGCGCACTtcaaagtgtaaaaatgacagatgggacaccttacggactcgtagactaagcgagcacgcgcaatttaaggccacgagaccgaaagtccacataaagtgcaccatttgggacagggccagactcgagcgtcacgccggaaataggaagagaagttgcccatcagtgtgaactcctcccttccgtaaTTCCGATTGGTGTAATTGCTCTTTCgtaaggacttctgggttggtagattGCGCGAaacctgctgcagtgcgggctttgTGACCGCATCAAGGGTTCAAAGGGGGCACTGATGAACACACTTCGGAGCGTAAAAGTGACAGAtaggacaccctacggactcgtagactcaacgagcatgcgcaatttaaggccacgagaccgaaagtccacatgaagtgcaccatttgggacagggccagactcgagcgtcacgccggaaataggaagagaagttgcccatcagtgtgaactcctcccttccgtaaTTCCAATTGGTCTAATTGCTCTTTCgtaaggacttctgggttggtagattGCGCGAaacctgctgcagtgcgggcttcgcgaccgcatcaagggttcaaagggggcgctgatgagcacacttcggagcgtaaaagtgtcagatgggacaccctacggactcgtagacttaacgagcatgcgcaatttaaggccacaaacCGAAAGTTCACATGAactgtgccatttgggacagggtaGTTTCTTCACAGCTTGAATgtaaggctacgtttacacgtgggcgTCTATTTTcgtaaacaaacatttcaacctcttcggtttcaaaataaaatcgtGCACACGTCACATGGTGTTGACGCGGACTGGTTTGTGTTGGAGGGAGtagttgttgcagtaggtgttcgatgacgtcaaagtaccgcgagagcgaatcgaaattagacctctacgtgtgatttcTCAACTCGCTCTCACGGTACGTTGATatcatccgtctgtcggttcttgcagcgcctagGTTGCAATTTTGACATAGGTGTGAGCTCTGGGGCATACTGTGACATTGGCCGCCTAAACATCCgcttgtctcagtttacatgcaagcgTGCAAACGAAGGTTTTCAAAATATCCACTTTGGCCGGAGTTTTTACAaagaatcggtttcagaggcgaaaTCTACGAGGGGCGCAAACGAAGGTAAATGTCTCAGTCtttcaaaataaccatgtatGTGTAAATGTCATGACAAGAAGCAGAGCTGAAGCAACAGTGCTGTGATCATTTCAGCGCATGAAACATCCATAAATAATATCCTTAACTCGATTATATatatcagggatgggcaacttcggtcctggagggccggtgtcctgcagagtttagctccaacttgccttaGCACACCTGCCTTAAACTgtctagtatgcctagtaagaacttaattggctgcttcatgtgtgtttaattatggttggagctaaactctgcaggacactggccctccaggaccgaagttgcccatccctgatatATATACAACAATACAGGTGTGTGTCCAAGATGGCCGTGGTAGATCATCGGCTGATCGCAGGCACTGGCGAAAAATATTATTTGGTAATAAAGTAGCCAAACAACTACACCCGTTGTAATTGCCATTGTTAATGTAATTGATGCATGTAAAATGCTTGTGaacgtgtgtgcgtgtgtgtgtggttatcgTTTACTCACAGAGAAGAGGGCTGCAATTTCCACCATTAGGTAGATGATCATTGAGGATGAGGAGGAACATGGTGAAGCTCAGGACCAGCGTGACCTTAAAAGTGTTGAGTTCCCCTCCTTGAAATGGCAGAGCAAAGCTCATCAGGTCAGCCAACATTATAAGTGCACTGGGCAAGATCAGAGTCACAAATGCACCGAAGGGGTTGATCGACAGGGTGACCTATTGAATATTCAGAAGCATTTCATTTCTTAAAGTGTGAGTGAAGTAATACATTATGCCTTTCTCCAGAGACTAAATGTAGACTAAATTAATGTTGTAGCTGATCAATGTAAACTTTACTTTTGTATGGAATGACTGATTATGTAGTTTGGGAAAGTTCACTATAAACATTCtgcttaaaattaaaaaaaaaaattgttttacaGCCTAATGAATGAATTGGAGATCTGATCACATATGTTTACAATAACAGGTGTAAAGAGTGATGGGGTGACCATTCGTGATCAAGTCATTAAAGACAGAATGAATACAAATAAACTCAACACGATCATTTGTAAGATTAGAATTGAATAATTACTAAGAGATAATTGCGATTTGCTTGTGACTTATCCGCAATCTTGGACACGTTCATAGTCTGCCACTCTCCTTGACTACCACCGATCAAAGACACATTATCAGCAATGTTCAGTTTCAGTGAACAAactagaaaacacaaaaaaaaagagaacaaaCAGACAGCAGTTATTTCTCAGAGGCTTACTGAGTGATTTTAACATTGTCCAGTTCTGGGAAAAAACTTAAATGCcatctacactgaaaaaaatgatttattgaatttaatcaatttttttaaggtaagtggttgcaatcaatttatttaagctacatttaaacaaagcttttatatttccttttactttactaatcttttttgtttgaatgt is drawn from Misgurnus anguillicaudatus chromosome 6, ASM2758022v2, whole genome shotgun sequence and contains these coding sequences:
- the LOC129433076 gene encoding 5-hydroxytryptamine receptor 3A isoform X1 → MWKIRIFFMPAYQGAEMVSAISTLILLMASLTVVMASGNGTDCDRRCLANILVDKELLSAPQGDNCTITVNITAIQYQTLSFDTKAMQMNSRIKINMQWKDPDLGWLLDKYKYPAVVLPVDTIWTPTIVLDNALDTTMEPYTNDVQVRRDGVVEHSIILFTSVSCQINLFNYPYVFGECPVAINGWRQKFCSLKLNIADNVSLIGGSQGEWQTMNVSKIADKSQANRNYLLVTLSINPFGAFVTLILPSALIMLADLMSFALPFQGGELNTFKVTLVLSFTMFLLILNDHLPNGGNCSPLLYYHFSFCLVCLVLSVLISLVLTRLAEDSSIIPCIRKKTSKATKTHGSGKDTEPGGGQEKDNPDVIETKSGGLISEQASLQKIVKFLEKLDKEESGKDSIVAIAYRLEKCAFFFFLTIYILYAIILICITRTDICKVNNLDFWDQSTSEVDSYDYSSE
- the LOC129433076 gene encoding 5-hydroxytryptamine receptor 3A isoform X2 — its product is MWKIRIFFMPAYQGAEMVSAISTLILLMASLTVMASGNGTDCDRRCLANILVDKELLSAPQGDNCTITVNITAIQYQTLSFDTKAMQMNSRIKINMQWKDPDLGWLLDKYKYPAVVLPVDTIWTPTIVLDNALDTTMEPYTNDVQVRRDGVVEHSIILFTSVSCQINLFNYPYVFGECPVAINGWRQKFCSLKLNIADNVSLIGGSQGEWQTMNVSKIADKSQANRNYLLVTLSINPFGAFVTLILPSALIMLADLMSFALPFQGGELNTFKVTLVLSFTMFLLILNDHLPNGGNCSPLLYYHFSFCLVCLVLSVLISLVLTRLAEDSSIIPCIRKKTSKATKTHGSGKDTEPGGGQEKDNPDVIETKSGGLISEQASLQKIVKFLEKLDKEESGKDSIVAIAYRLEKCAFFFFLTIYILYAIILICITRTDICKVNNLDFWDQSTSEVDSYDYSSE